A part of Microbacterium atlanticum genomic DNA contains:
- a CDS encoding gamma-glutamylcyclotransferase family protein yields MSDDLRSQLLFTYGTLQHPDVQLDTFGRLLDGDDDALPGYTVDYAEIEDRRVVDLSGLSVHPVVRETGNPLDKVVGRALRVTDEEIEAADEYEVALYRRISVVLASGRRAWVYVGI; encoded by the coding sequence GTGTCCGACGACCTGCGCAGCCAGCTCCTCTTCACCTACGGCACCCTGCAGCACCCCGACGTGCAGCTCGACACCTTCGGCAGGCTGCTCGACGGCGACGACGACGCGCTGCCTGGTTACACCGTCGACTACGCCGAGATCGAGGACCGCCGCGTCGTGGACCTGTCGGGACTCTCGGTGCACCCGGTCGTGCGCGAGACGGGCAATCCCCTCGACAAGGTCGTCGGCAGGGCGCTGCGGGTCACTGACGAGGAGATCGAGGCGGCCGACGAGTACGAGGTCGCGCTGTACCGGCGCATCTCGGTGGTGCTCGCGAGCGGCCGGCGGGCGTGGGTGTACGTGGGGATCTGA
- the hutI gene encoding imidazolonepropionase, which produces MTTTLLTNIGELTTNVAAGGDPLGTVHDAALLMADGRIAWIGQAADAPARGQDATIDAGGRAVIPGFVDSHTHLVFGGDRADEFEARMAGTPYAAGGIRRTVAATRAASDEELRLRLQRFTTELHGQGTTTFEIKTGYGLTVADEERLARLAAEVSGEVTFLGAHVVPAEYAERRDEYVELVCGEMLRACAPHARWIDVFCERGAFTPEEARRILAAGAERGLGLRVHGNQLGPGEGVRLAVAAGAASVDHCTYLDDADVAALAGSQTVATLLPGVEFSTRQPYPDARRLIDAGVTVALASDCNPGSSFTSSLPLMIALAVREMGMTPAEAVWAATAGGARALRRDDVGALAPGMRADVVMLDAPTRVHLAYRPGVPIVQTVWVGGRAVTPEPSAR; this is translated from the coding sequence GTGACCACGACGCTCCTGACGAACATCGGCGAGCTGACGACCAACGTCGCCGCCGGCGGAGATCCCCTGGGCACCGTCCACGACGCGGCGCTGCTGATGGCGGACGGGCGCATCGCCTGGATCGGGCAGGCGGCGGACGCGCCGGCTCGAGGCCAGGACGCGACGATCGACGCCGGCGGCCGGGCGGTCATCCCGGGCTTCGTCGACAGCCACACCCACCTCGTGTTCGGCGGAGACCGTGCCGATGAGTTCGAGGCGCGCATGGCGGGCACGCCGTATGCCGCGGGCGGCATACGGCGCACGGTCGCGGCCACGCGCGCGGCGAGCGACGAGGAGCTGCGGCTGCGTCTGCAGCGCTTCACGACGGAGCTGCACGGGCAGGGCACCACGACGTTCGAGATCAAGACCGGGTACGGTCTCACGGTCGCCGACGAGGAGCGGCTCGCGCGACTCGCGGCCGAGGTCTCGGGCGAGGTGACGTTCCTGGGCGCCCACGTCGTCCCGGCCGAGTACGCCGAGCGGCGCGACGAGTACGTCGAGCTCGTGTGCGGCGAGATGCTGCGCGCGTGCGCGCCGCACGCCCGGTGGATCGACGTGTTCTGCGAGCGCGGCGCCTTCACGCCGGAGGAGGCCCGCCGGATCCTCGCCGCGGGCGCCGAGCGGGGCCTCGGCCTGCGGGTGCACGGCAACCAGCTCGGCCCGGGGGAGGGGGTGCGGCTGGCGGTCGCGGCGGGCGCGGCATCCGTCGACCACTGCACCTATCTCGACGATGCCGATGTGGCCGCGCTGGCAGGGTCGCAGACGGTCGCCACGCTGCTGCCCGGGGTCGAGTTCTCCACCCGCCAGCCGTACCCCGACGCCCGCCGCCTGATCGACGCGGGGGTCACCGTCGCGCTCGCGAGCGACTGCAACCCCGGCTCGAGCTTCACCAGCTCCCTGCCGCTCATGATCGCCCTGGCGGTGCGGGAGATGGGGATGACCCCGGCCGAGGCGGTGTGGGCTGCGACGGCAGGCGGTGCGCGTGCGCTGCGGCGCGACGACGTCGGCGCGCTGGCGCCCGGCATGCGCGCGGATGTGGTGATGCTCGACGCCCCGACGCGCGTGCACCTCGCCTACCGCCCCGGGGTGCCGATCGTGCAGACGGTGTGGGTCGGCGGCCGCGCCGTCACACCCGAGCCGTCAGCGCGGTGA
- a CDS encoding pilus assembly protein CpaE: MISTELAMALRDAGLIWHPRSGDRFQLDEPEFEADVFTVSEMTIEPREYATGKLLAFNGTTEWALDSVALEDALWLPHEHQLRELLRGAFRALRRLPDTHEVEIVLGGQRRVFEHPEPADAYALAVLELLRRLA, from the coding sequence GTGATCTCGACCGAACTGGCGATGGCCCTCCGCGACGCCGGCCTGATCTGGCACCCGCGGTCGGGCGATCGGTTCCAGCTCGACGAGCCCGAGTTCGAGGCCGATGTCTTCACGGTCAGCGAGATGACGATCGAGCCACGGGAGTACGCCACCGGCAAGCTGCTGGCCTTCAACGGCACCACCGAGTGGGCGCTGGATTCCGTCGCCCTCGAGGACGCACTGTGGCTGCCCCACGAGCACCAGCTGCGGGAGCTGCTGCGCGGAGCCTTCCGCGCCCTCAGGCGACTTCCCGACACCCATGAGGTCGAGATCGTGCTGGGCGGACAGCGGCGGGTCTTCGAGCATCCCGAGCCGGCCGACGCGTATGCGCTCGCCGTGCTGGAGCTCCTGCGCCGCCTGGCGTGA
- a CDS encoding acyl-CoA dehydrogenase family protein — MTSFDPREILDDDLLERFRTRAAVHDRENTFPGDDLAELKRIGYLSILAPRELGGAGLGLAEASVLQQRLAGAAPATALAVNMHLVWTGVAKVLADRGDDALRFVLEGAVAGDVFAFGISEAGNDLVLFGSDTDAAPLPDGGYAFTGTKIFTSLAPVWTQLGLHGLDTSSEDAPQLVYAFVPRSEVQAGRVTVRDDWDTLGMRGTQSRTTVLRDAVAPADRVVRRLPPGPQPDPLVFGIFSTFELLLASVYTGIARRALDLAVAASQSRTSKKTGRAYSQDPDIRWRIAEMALAYEALPPQLESLARDVDGLTDHGARWFSLLAGVKHRAVTAAKAIVDDAVLVAGGSSYFNRNELSRLYRDVLAGLFHPSDPESAHSAVASAWLGPLEE, encoded by the coding sequence GTGACCTCCTTCGATCCGCGCGAGATCCTCGACGACGATCTGCTCGAGCGCTTCCGCACCCGCGCTGCCGTCCACGACCGGGAGAACACGTTCCCCGGCGATGACCTCGCCGAACTGAAGCGCATCGGCTACCTGTCGATCCTCGCCCCGCGTGAGCTCGGTGGAGCCGGCCTGGGCCTGGCCGAGGCATCCGTCCTCCAGCAGCGCCTCGCCGGCGCGGCGCCCGCCACCGCGCTCGCGGTCAACATGCACCTGGTGTGGACCGGTGTCGCCAAGGTGCTGGCTGACCGCGGCGACGATGCGCTGCGGTTCGTGCTCGAGGGCGCCGTCGCGGGCGACGTGTTCGCCTTCGGCATCAGCGAGGCAGGCAACGACCTGGTGCTGTTCGGCAGCGACACGGATGCCGCGCCCCTGCCGGACGGCGGCTACGCGTTCACCGGCACGAAGATCTTCACCTCGCTCGCCCCGGTCTGGACCCAGCTGGGCCTGCACGGGCTGGACACCTCATCGGAGGACGCGCCGCAGCTGGTCTACGCGTTCGTGCCCCGGTCCGAGGTGCAGGCGGGCCGTGTCACGGTGCGCGACGACTGGGACACGCTCGGCATGCGCGGCACGCAGTCCCGCACGACGGTGCTCCGCGACGCGGTGGCACCCGCCGACCGGGTGGTGCGCCGGCTCCCTCCCGGTCCCCAGCCCGATCCACTCGTCTTCGGCATCTTCAGCACCTTCGAGCTGCTGCTCGCCTCGGTCTACACCGGCATCGCCCGTCGCGCCCTCGACCTCGCGGTCGCCGCCTCGCAGTCCCGCACATCGAAGAAGACCGGCCGCGCCTACAGTCAGGACCCCGACATCCGATGGCGGATCGCCGAGATGGCGCTCGCGTACGAAGCCCTTCCGCCGCAGCTCGAATCGCTGGCGCGGGATGTCGACGGACTCACGGACCACGGCGCGCGCTGGTTCTCGCTGCTGGCGGGCGTCAAGCACCGGGCGGTGACGGCGGCGAAGGCGATCGTCGACGACGCGGTCCTGGTCGCGGGCGGCTCGTCGTACTTCAACCGGAACGAGCTCAGCCGGCTCTACCGCGACGTGCTCGCGGGCCTCTTCCACCCCTCCGACCCCGAATCGGCCCACTCGGCCGTCGCGTCCGCGTGGCTCGGGCCCCTCGAGGAGTGA
- a CDS encoding SixA phosphatase family protein: MITLALVRHAKSDWGDPELDDHERPLNDRGRRDAPRMARALADTGFRPEIILSSSAVRARSTARAFAEALDVRVSVDPELYGAPAGVLLTRAAGSRGRSVLVVAHDPGMSVLAARLSGDAIGHMPTCAVATFRWYADDWDVATSLDPDEWTFDSPR; the protein is encoded by the coding sequence ATGATCACGCTGGCGCTGGTGCGACACGCCAAGTCCGACTGGGGCGACCCGGAGCTCGACGACCACGAGCGCCCGCTCAACGACCGCGGGCGGCGCGATGCGCCCCGCATGGCCCGCGCGCTCGCCGACACCGGCTTCCGCCCCGAGATCATCCTCTCCAGCTCCGCGGTGCGCGCCCGCAGCACAGCTCGTGCGTTCGCAGAGGCGCTCGACGTGCGGGTCTCGGTCGACCCCGAGCTCTACGGGGCGCCCGCCGGCGTGCTGCTGACCCGGGCGGCCGGCAGCCGCGGGAGGTCGGTGCTCGTCGTCGCGCACGACCCCGGGATGAGCGTGCTGGCGGCACGGCTCTCGGGCGACGCGATCGGCCACATGCCGACCTGCGCCGTCGCGACGTTCAGGTGGTACGCGGACGACTGGGACGTCGCGACCTCGCTCGACCCGGACGAGTGGACGTTCGACTCACCGCGCTGA
- a CDS encoding arginase family protein codes for MTLPHDALWPRAGAWPTIDEGEWDAALLGVPAFRTSLSPTGAHATPAAIREALRRYSPALLGPPPVDLNERLRIADVGDVDEPDGPVGEASVRAAVAALRRRADLVIALGGDNSLTYAVTQGAGATGLVTIDAHFDLRDGVSNGSPVRRLIEDGLDPRRIVQLGIADFANSVAYARRAADLGITVVTMDDLRRRGAADVVAEALEIAGAGDGPVHLDIDVDVCDRAVAPGCPASVPGGLAAWELRALVRAIAADARVHSADIAEVDATADAPDGRTVRLAALCVLELLAGKAVLA; via the coding sequence GTGACGCTTCCGCATGACGCCCTGTGGCCGCGCGCGGGTGCGTGGCCCACGATCGACGAGGGCGAGTGGGATGCCGCGCTCCTCGGCGTGCCCGCCTTCCGCACGTCGCTGTCCCCCACCGGCGCGCATGCGACGCCCGCCGCCATCCGCGAGGCGCTGCGGCGTTACAGTCCCGCCCTCCTCGGTCCGCCCCCGGTGGATCTGAACGAGCGGCTGCGCATCGCCGACGTCGGCGACGTCGACGAGCCGGACGGCCCCGTCGGCGAGGCATCCGTCCGCGCCGCCGTCGCGGCCCTCCGCCGACGCGCGGATCTCGTGATCGCACTCGGCGGCGACAACTCCCTCACGTACGCCGTCACCCAGGGTGCGGGCGCCACGGGTCTCGTCACGATCGACGCGCACTTCGACCTCCGCGACGGCGTCTCCAACGGCTCGCCGGTGCGCCGCCTCATCGAGGACGGCCTCGACCCCCGGCGGATCGTGCAGCTCGGGATCGCCGACTTCGCCAACTCGGTCGCGTACGCCCGCCGGGCGGCCGACCTCGGCATCACCGTGGTGACGATGGACGATCTGCGCCGCCGCGGCGCGGCCGATGTCGTCGCCGAGGCGCTCGAGATCGCCGGCGCAGGCGACGGGCCGGTCCACCTCGACATCGACGTGGACGTGTGCGACCGGGCGGTGGCGCCGGGGTGCCCGGCCTCCGTTCCCGGTGGACTCGCGGCGTGGGAGCTCCGCGCGCTCGTGCGGGCGATCGCGGCGGACGCCCGCGTGCACAGCGCCGACATCGCCGAGGTCGACGCGACCGCCGACGCGCCCGACGGCAGGACCGTCAGACTCGCGGCGCTATGCGTCCTGGAGCTCCTCGCCGGGAAGGCGGTTCTCGCATGA
- a CDS encoding MFS transporter translates to MAGYRELLRTPGVARIIAAQLTARFPNGMISLVILLHIEGITGSYGAAGVVLAAVSIGQALAGPVTSRWMGRWGMRRVLTLTTAVCAASLTAIAFLIVPVPVYIVLGFLAGASTPPIVAAVRTIYAKMVNSMQLTALYSLDASLQEVIWILAPVLITFVATQAGTVAGLVLVVLILVSGGTWFILSPEVGRVRIPRSKRSFGTVLTRPAILIATVIGFLLIGSFAAVEAAVVATFDHGGLEAGLVLAVFSVGSLIGGFAFGHLPMGPWAMARRLSVVALGLALTSLWLNVWWIGATLFVAGIGIAPALAVLSAVTTASVKFSDTAEAFGWVGTGQLIGAAVGSAVTGFLIDGPGGVTAAYVAAAAFCGLGLVVAVAFVRGLPDLRTRGASPIPDTEPVPTIG, encoded by the coding sequence GTGGCCGGCTACCGGGAACTCCTGCGCACCCCTGGCGTCGCCCGCATCATCGCCGCCCAGCTGACCGCCCGCTTCCCCAACGGCATGATCAGCCTGGTGATCCTCCTGCACATCGAGGGGATCACCGGTTCGTACGGTGCTGCGGGAGTGGTGCTGGCGGCCGTCTCGATCGGCCAGGCCCTCGCCGGACCCGTCACCAGCCGGTGGATGGGCCGCTGGGGCATGCGGCGCGTGCTGACTCTGACGACGGCCGTGTGCGCGGCATCCCTCACCGCCATCGCCTTCCTGATCGTCCCCGTCCCGGTCTACATCGTGCTCGGGTTCCTCGCCGGCGCCTCGACGCCGCCGATCGTGGCCGCCGTGCGGACGATCTACGCGAAGATGGTCAACTCGATGCAGCTGACCGCGCTCTACTCGCTGGATGCGTCGCTGCAGGAGGTCATCTGGATCCTCGCCCCCGTCCTCATCACCTTCGTCGCTACGCAGGCGGGCACGGTGGCCGGGCTGGTGCTGGTGGTGCTGATCCTGGTGTCGGGCGGGACGTGGTTCATCCTGTCGCCCGAGGTGGGACGGGTCCGTATCCCCCGCAGCAAGCGGTCGTTCGGCACGGTGCTCACCCGCCCGGCGATCCTCATCGCGACGGTGATCGGCTTCCTCCTCATCGGGTCGTTCGCCGCGGTGGAGGCCGCGGTCGTCGCGACCTTCGACCACGGGGGGCTCGAGGCCGGGCTGGTGCTGGCGGTCTTCTCGGTCGGCAGCCTCATCGGCGGCTTCGCGTTCGGGCACCTGCCGATGGGTCCGTGGGCGATGGCCCGCCGGCTGAGCGTGGTCGCCCTCGGGCTGGCGCTGACCTCGCTCTGGCTCAACGTGTGGTGGATCGGCGCCACGCTGTTCGTCGCGGGGATCGGCATCGCGCCGGCGCTCGCGGTGCTCTCGGCGGTGACCACGGCGAGCGTCAAGTTCAGCGACACGGCGGAGGCCTTCGGGTGGGTCGGCACCGGCCAGCTCATCGGCGCGGCGGTGGGCTCGGCGGTCACGGGCTTCCTCATCGACGGCCCCGGCGGCGTGACCGCGGCCTACGTCGCAGCGGCGGCGTTCTGCGGTCTCGGGCTCGTCGTGGCCGTCGCCTTCGTCCGCGGCCTTCCGGATCTGCGGACGCGGGGGGCGAGCCCGATCCCCGACACCGAGCCGGTGCCGACGATCGGCTGA
- a CDS encoding alpha/beta fold hydrolase, whose protein sequence is MPSPVTLPRLSWGEAAAPRRALLVHGLGSNGALMWRYGVTLADAGWRADAVDLRGHGSAPRVLDYRLEAYGADVLAARPGGGPWDLVIGHSLGGAASVLATAADPDWTRRLVLIDPAISLTERDRDIVRDSQTRSFDDPSQTAVRAEHPDWHPQDIELKALSAQQASRWAVEQTSAQNPRWDVTEAALCIGVPTHVIASDPHVYSIFRGKPAESAVAANPHITVSFVPGAGHSPHRDRPEETMAALRAAIG, encoded by the coding sequence ATGCCTTCTCCCGTGACGCTGCCCCGCCTGTCGTGGGGTGAGGCCGCAGCCCCGCGCCGCGCGCTCCTCGTGCACGGCCTGGGCTCGAACGGCGCGCTCATGTGGCGATACGGCGTCACGCTGGCCGACGCGGGATGGCGGGCGGATGCCGTCGACCTGCGCGGCCACGGATCCGCACCGCGTGTCCTGGACTACCGTCTCGAGGCCTACGGTGCCGACGTGCTGGCCGCACGCCCCGGCGGCGGCCCGTGGGACCTCGTGATCGGGCACTCGCTCGGCGGCGCGGCATCCGTCCTCGCCACCGCGGCCGACCCGGACTGGACGCGAAGGCTCGTGCTCATCGATCCGGCCATCTCGCTGACCGAGCGCGACCGGGACATCGTCCGCGACAGCCAGACCCGGTCCTTCGACGACCCGTCGCAGACGGCGGTGCGCGCGGAGCATCCGGACTGGCACCCGCAGGACATCGAGCTGAAGGCGCTTTCAGCTCAGCAGGCGAGCCGATGGGCGGTCGAGCAGACCAGCGCGCAGAACCCGCGCTGGGATGTGACCGAGGCGGCGCTGTGCATCGGAGTGCCGACGCACGTGATCGCCTCCGACCCGCATGTGTACTCGATCTTCCGAGGGAAGCCCGCCGAGTCCGCCGTCGCGGCGAACCCGCACATCACGGTGTCCTTCGTGCCGGGCGCCGGGCACTCGCCCCACCGGGACCGTCCGGAGGAGACGATGGCGGCGCTGCGGGCAGCGATCGGGTAG
- a CDS encoding IS481 family transposase: MSHANAALTPRARLRLAKLIVEEHWPVAVAAKMFMTSPPTARKWAARFRAEGPAGMIDRSSRPRSMPAKTPPATVKRIVRLRWRRRLGPVQIAGELGVPASTVHAVLVRARINRLSHIDRVTGEPIRRYEHDHPGSLIHVDVTKFGNIPDGGGWRYVGKQQGKKNKQRAARAGAGYTEKGHPNIGTAFLHTVIDDHSRVAYVEICSDERAVTAIGVLERAVAWFADRGVTVERVLSDNGSAYRSHAWKDACAMLGIRHKRTRPYRPQTNGKIERFHRTLADGWAYARFYPSDTERRAALPGWLHFYNQHRRHSAIGAPPFSRLNNLPGHHT; this comes from the coding sequence TTGTCCCACGCTAACGCTGCTCTGACCCCGCGCGCTCGTCTGCGGCTGGCCAAGCTCATCGTCGAGGAGCATTGGCCGGTCGCCGTCGCGGCGAAGATGTTCATGACCTCACCGCCGACGGCGCGCAAGTGGGCGGCCCGGTTCCGGGCCGAAGGGCCCGCGGGAATGATTGACCGGTCCAGCCGGCCGCGCTCGATGCCGGCCAAGACGCCGCCCGCGACAGTGAAACGGATCGTGCGGTTGCGGTGGCGTCGGCGGCTGGGGCCGGTGCAGATCGCCGGCGAGCTCGGCGTTCCCGCCTCAACGGTGCATGCGGTGCTGGTGCGGGCCCGGATCAACCGGCTCAGCCACATCGACCGGGTCACCGGCGAGCCGATCCGCCGCTACGAACACGACCATCCCGGATCCCTGATCCACGTCGACGTCACCAAGTTCGGCAACATCCCCGACGGCGGCGGCTGGCGCTACGTCGGCAAGCAGCAAGGCAAGAAGAACAAGCAGCGCGCCGCCCGCGCCGGCGCCGGATACACCGAGAAAGGGCATCCCAACATCGGCACCGCGTTCCTGCACACCGTCATCGACGACCACTCCCGCGTCGCCTACGTCGAGATCTGCAGCGATGAGCGCGCCGTCACCGCGATCGGCGTGCTCGAACGCGCGGTCGCATGGTTCGCTGACCGCGGCGTCACCGTCGAGCGAGTCTTGTCCGACAACGGATCGGCCTATCGCTCCCACGCCTGGAAAGACGCCTGCGCCATGCTCGGCATCCGACACAAACGGACCCGCCCCTACCGCCCGCAGACGAACGGGAAGATAGAACGCTTCCATCGCACCCTCGCCGACGGCTGGGCCTATGCCCGCTTCTACCCCTCAGACACCGAGCGTCGCGCCGCGCTGCCCGGCTGGCTGCACTTCTACAATCAGCACAGGCGCCACTCCGCCATCGGAGCCCCACCCTTCAGCAGACTCAACAACCTGCCTGGACATCACACCTAG
- a CDS encoding DUF445 domain-containing protein: protein MARTPTHLLSPADQERRRGLRTMKGVALGALVFMAVLFAFSFAFQQDVPALAYVRAAAEGGMVGALADWFAVTALFRHPLGIPIPHTAIIPSRKDEIGHTLGEFVETEFLRGDVVRAKLEQTAISARLGEWLSEPEHAERVAAEASVMAGSVVRALSDEEVGDLLEELAREHLIAPEWGPPVGAWLGRIIDAGGHHAAVDLAADTVSAWLAANRAAFGGLVSRRLPSWVPSVAHRFVDDTVYNEAVKLVAAIRADPQHPARVALDGYFTRLAENLQHDPATIGRFEDAKLAVFDSPRVRELASEAWTTAKAGLLSSLADPESGLRRRAAEALAEIGGRLTTDAALQRRVDGWVTDAAVFLVDRYRHDIASIITDTVERWDPVETTEKIELMVGRDLQYIRLNGTIVGSLAGLAIFTVAHALLG from the coding sequence ATGGCGAGGACCCCGACGCATCTGCTGAGCCCCGCCGACCAGGAGCGGCGCCGGGGGCTGCGCACGATGAAGGGTGTGGCGCTGGGAGCACTCGTCTTCATGGCCGTGCTGTTCGCGTTCTCGTTCGCCTTCCAGCAGGATGTGCCGGCCCTCGCCTACGTCCGCGCGGCCGCCGAGGGAGGCATGGTCGGGGCGCTGGCGGACTGGTTCGCGGTGACCGCGCTGTTCCGGCACCCGCTCGGGATCCCGATCCCCCACACCGCGATCATCCCGAGCCGCAAGGACGAGATCGGCCACACCCTGGGCGAGTTCGTCGAGACCGAGTTCCTTCGGGGCGACGTGGTGCGGGCCAAGCTCGAGCAGACCGCGATCTCGGCGCGCCTCGGCGAGTGGCTGAGCGAGCCCGAGCATGCCGAGCGCGTGGCGGCGGAGGCATCGGTCATGGCCGGCAGCGTCGTGCGGGCGCTCAGCGACGAGGAGGTCGGCGACCTGCTGGAGGAGCTCGCCCGCGAGCATCTGATCGCTCCGGAGTGGGGTCCCCCGGTGGGCGCGTGGCTCGGGCGGATCATCGACGCCGGCGGCCACCACGCCGCGGTGGACCTCGCCGCAGACACGGTGTCGGCCTGGCTCGCCGCCAACCGGGCTGCGTTCGGCGGCCTGGTGTCCCGGCGCCTGCCGTCGTGGGTGCCCTCGGTCGCGCATCGCTTCGTCGACGACACGGTCTACAACGAGGCGGTGAAGCTCGTGGCGGCGATCCGCGCCGATCCGCAGCATCCCGCGCGCGTCGCCCTCGACGGCTATTTCACTCGCCTCGCCGAGAACCTGCAGCACGATCCGGCGACGATCGGGCGCTTCGAGGACGCCAAGCTCGCCGTCTTCGACAGTCCCCGCGTGCGCGAGCTCGCCTCGGAAGCATGGACCACCGCGAAGGCCGGGCTGCTGAGCTCGCTCGCAGACCCGGAAAGCGGACTGCGCCGCCGGGCCGCGGAGGCGCTGGCCGAGATCGGCGGGCGATTGACGACGGATGCCGCCCTCCAGCGTCGCGTGGACGGCTGGGTGACCGACGCCGCGGTGTTCCTCGTCGACCGCTACCGCCACGACATCGCCTCGATCATCACCGACACCGTCGAGCGCTGGGACCCGGTCGAGACCACGGAGAAGATCGAGCTCATGGTCGGCCGCGACCTGCAGTACATCCGGCTCAACGGCACGATCGTGGGCTCACTCGCCGGCCTGGCGATCTTCACGGTGGCCCACGCGCTGCTGGGCTGA